A single genomic interval of Pan paniscus chromosome 18, NHGRI_mPanPan1-v2.0_pri, whole genome shotgun sequence harbors:
- the LOC100970529 gene encoding AP-3 complex subunit sigma-1-like codes for MIKAILIFNNHGKPRLSKFYQPYSEDTQQQIIRETFHLVSKRDENVCNFLEGGLLIGGSDNKLIYRHYATLYFVFCVDSSESELGILDLIQVFVETLDKCFENVCELDLIFHVDKVHNILAEMVMAGMVLETNMNEIVTQIDAQNKLEKSEAGLAGALARAVSAVKNMNLPEIPRNINTGDISIKVPNLPSFK; via the coding sequence ATGATCAAGGCGATCCTAATCTTCAACAACCACGGGAAGCCGCGGCTCTCCAAGTTCTACCAGCCCTACAGTGAAGATACACAACAGCAAATCATCAGGGAGACTTTCCATCTGGTATCTAAGAGAGATGAAAATGTTTGTAATTTCCTAGAAGGAGGATTATTAATTGGAGGATCTGACAACAAACTGATTTATAGACATTATGCAACGTTATATTTTGTCTTCTGTGTGGATTCTTCAGAAAGTGAACTTGGCATTTTAGATCTAATTCAAGTATTTGTGGAAACATTAGacaaatgttttgaaaatgtCTGTGAGCTGGATTTGATTTTCCATGTAGACAAGGTTCACAATATTCTTGCAGAAATGGTGATGGCGGGAATGGTATTGGAGACAAATATGAATGAGATTGTTACACAAATTGATGCACAAAATAAGCTGGAAAAATCTGAGGCTGGCTTAGCAGGAGCTCTAGCCCGTGCTGTATCAGCTGTAAAGAATATGAATCTTCCTGAGATCCCAAGAAATATTAACACTGGTGACATCAGTATAAAAGTGCCAAACCTGccctcttttaaataa
- the CMTR2 gene encoding cap-specific mRNA (nucleoside-2'-O-)-methyltransferase 2, with product MSKCRKTQVQQLASAASFSPDILADIFELFAKNFSYGKPLNNEWQLPDPSEIFTCDHTEFNAFLDLKNSLNEVKNLLSDKKLDEWHEHTAFTNKAGKIISHVRKSVNAELCTQAWCKFHEILCSFPLIPQEAFQNGKLNSLHLCEAPGAFIASLNHYLKSHRFPCHWSWVANTLNPYHEANDDLMMIMDDRLIANTLHWWYFGPDNTGDIMTLKFLTGLQNFISSMATVHLVTADGSFDCQGNPGEQEALVSSLHYCEVVTALTTLGNGGSFVLKMFTMFEHCSINLMYLLNCCFDQVHVFKPATSKAGNSEVYVVCLHYKGREAIHPLLSKMTLNFGTEMKRKALFPHHVIPDSFLKRHEECCVFFHKYQLETISENIRLFECMGKAEQEKLNNLRDCAIQYFMQKFQLKHLSRNNWLVKKSSIGCSTNTKWFGQRNKYFKTYNERKMLEALSWKDKVAKGYFNSWAEEHGVYHPGQSSILEGTASNLECHLWHILEGKKLPKVKCSPFCNGEILKTLNEAIEKSLGGAFNLDSKFRPKQQYSCSCHVFSEELIFSELCSLTECLQDEQVVEPSNQIKCLLVGFSTLHNIKMHIPLEVRLLESAELTTFSCSLLHDGDPTYQRLFLDCLLHSLRELHTGDVMILPVLSCFTRFMAGLIFVLHSCFRFITFVCPTSSDPLRTCAVLLCVGYQDLPNPVFQYLQSVNELLSTLLNSDSPQQVLQFVPMEVLLKGALLDFLWDLNAAIAKRHLHFIIQREREEIINSLQLQN from the coding sequence atgagTAAGTGCAGAAAGACACAAGTTCAGCAGCTAGCAAGTGCCGCGTCATTCAGCCCAGATATTCTTGCTGACATTTTTGAACTCTTTGCCAAGAACTTTTCTTATGGCAAGCCACTTAATAATGAGTGGCAGTTACCAGATCCCAGTGAGATTTTCACCTGTGACCACACTGAATTTAATGCATTTCTTGATTTGAAGAACTCCCTAAATGAAGTAAAAAACCTACTAAGTGATAAGAAACTGGATGAGTGGCATGAGCACACTGCTTTCACTAATAAAGCAGGGAAAATCATTTCTCATGTTAGAAAATCTGTGAATGCTGAACTTTGTACTCAAGCATGGTGTAAGTTCCATGAGATTTTGTGCAGCTTTCCACTTATTCCACAGGAAGCTTTTCAGAATGGAAAACTGAATTCGCTACACCTTTGTGAAGCTCCAGGAGCTTTTATAGCTAGTCTCAACCACTACTTAAAATCCCATCGGTTTCCTTGTCATTGGAGTTGGGTAGCGAATACTCTGAATCCATACCATGAAGCAAATGACGACCTCATGATGATTATGGATGACCGGCTTATTGCAAATACCTTGCACTGGTGGTACTTTGGTCCAGATAACACTGGTGATATCATGACCCTGAAATTCTTGACTGGACTTCAGAATTTCATAAGCAGCATGGCTACTGTTCACTTGGTCACTGCAGATGGGAGTTTTGATTGCCAAGGAAACCCAGGTGAACAAGAAGCTTTAGTTTCTTCTTTGCATTACTGTGAAGTTGTCACTGCTCTGACCACTCTCGGAAATGGTGGCTCTTTTGTTCTAAAGATGTTTACTATGTTCGAACATTGTTCCATAAACTTGATGTACCTGCTAAACTGTTGTTTTGACCAAGTCCATGTTTTCAAACCTGCTACTAGCAAGGCAGGAAACTCCGAAGTCTATGTGGTTTGCCTCCACTATAAGGGGAGAGAGGCCATCCATCCTCTGTTATCTAAGATGACCTTGAATTTTGGgactgaaatgaaaaggaaagcccTTTTTCCCCATCATGTGATTCCTGATTCTTTTCTTAAGAGACATGAAGAATGTTGTGTGTTCTTTCATAAATATCAGCTAGAGACTATTTCTGAAAACATTCGTCTATTTGAGTGCATGGGAAAGGCGGAACAAGAAAAGCTGAATAATTTAAGGGATTGTGCTATACAATATTTTATGCAAAAATTTCAACTGAAACATCTTTCCAGAAATAATTGGCTAGTAAAAAAATCTAGTATTGGTTGTAGTACAAATACAAAATGGTTTGGGCAGaggaacaaatattttaaaacttataatgAAAGGAAGATGCTAGAAGCCCTTTCATGGAAAGATAAAGTAGCCAAAGGATACTTTAATAGTTGGGCTGAAGAACATGGTGTATATCATCCTGGGCAGAGTTCTATTTTAGAAGGAACAGCTTCCAATCTTGAGTGTCACTTATGGCATATTTTGGAGGGAAAGAAACTGCCAAAGGTAAAATGTTCTCCTTTTTGCAatggtgaaattttaaaaactcttaatgAAGCAATTGAAAAGTCATTAGGAGGAGCTTTTAATTTGGATTCCAAGTTTAGGCCAAAACAGCAGTATTCTTGTTCTTGTCATGTTTTTTCTGAAGAACTGATATTTTCCGAGTTGTGTAGCCTTACTGAGTGCCTTCAGGATGAGCAGGTTGTAGAACCCAGCAATCAAATAAAGTGCCTGCTGGTGGGCTTTTCGACTCTCCATAATATCAAAATGCATATACCGTTGGAAGTTCGACTCCTAGAATCAGCTGAACTCACAACTTTTAGCTGTTCATTGCTTCATGATGGAGATCCAACTTACCAGCGTTTATTTTTGGACTGCCTTCTACATTCATTGCGGGAGCTTCATACAGGAGATGTTATGATTTTGCCTGTACTTTCTTGCTTCACAAGATttatggctggtttgatctttgtACTCCACAGTTGTTTTAGATTCATCACTTTTGTTTGTCCCACATCCTCTGATCCCCTGAGGACCTGCGCAGTCCTGCTATGTGTTGGTTATCAGGACCTTCCAAATCCAGTTTTCCAATATTTGCAGAGTGTGAATGAATTGTTGAGCACTTTACTCAACTCTGACTCACCCCAGCAGGTTTTACAGTTTGTGCCAATGGAGGTACTCCTTAAGGGGGCCCTGCTTGATTTTTTGTGGGATTTGAATGCTGCTATTGCGAAAAGGCATTTGCATTTCATtattcaaagagagagagaagaaattatcaacagCCTTCAGTTACAAAACTGA